The window CCGCCTTTTGGATATGTATGAGAAAATGGATTTGAAAAATCCCGGGGCAGTGGTAGACGCCAATCATTCTAATTCAAATAAACAGTACAAGGAACAGATACGGATTGTCAGTGAAGTCCTGCACAGCCGGAAGTATAACCCTGCCCTTCAAAGGCTGATTAAAGGCGTTATGATTGAGAGTTATTTAGAGGAGGGGTGCCAGAGTATAGACAGTCATCGGGTATATGGGAAATCTATCACAGATCCTTGTCTTGGATGGGAAGATACACGGAGGCTTATTTATAAAATTGCAGAGAACTGTTAAGCAAAATCAGAAGAAAAAGGAGGAAAGAAAGCAGAGGGGAATCTGCCATAAGGGGAGGGTAAGAAAAAGAGATATGTCCGGGACCATGGCCCGGCAAGATGTGTGAGTTATCAGGAGGAAAGAGAATGGAATATGAAAAACTGTCTGTAAGGGCTCTTAAATGTATGTATTTAGCATCCTTGCCAGCTGGGATTATAGTGCTGGCCGCGGTGGGGATTGTGGACTACTTCTGGATTTTCCCCCAGGATATTGGTACTGGTAAAGTGATTTCACTTATTGTAGCGATCCTGACCCTGGTGGATGTGCTGCTAAGTCCCTACTTTAGGTATCACCGCTACCGGTACAGTATTAATGAAGAATGTATTGATATTAAAGAGGGATATATATTTATAAAGCGGAATATTGTTC of the Luxibacter massiliensis genome contains:
- a CDS encoding PH domain-containing protein; this translates as MEYEKLSVRALKCMYLASLPAGIIVLAAVGIVDYFWIFPQDIGTGKVISLIVAILTLVDVLLSPYFRYHRYRYSINEECIDIKEGYIFIKRNIVPIERLHKLQTAKGPIDRLFGVAKVVVTTAGGDVTIRFLEEEKAERIADSLRSRINEMVIEQRENHGKA